The following coding sequences lie in one Methanopyrus sp. SNP6 genomic window:
- the cobJ gene encoding precorrin-3B C(17)-methyltransferase, giving the protein MGKLYVVGTGPGDPDLMTVKARKVLRNVDVVVGYRTYVDLVEEILPEDVEVRRYGMREELDRAREAVRLAADGFEVALVSGGDPGVYGMAGVVLPIAVEEGVEVEVVPGVTAACAASSLLGAPLMLDFAVVSLSDHLVPLEEILERVRAALEADFVLIVYNPSSSERRHVFDAFVDVLEEIVEGDRPVGVVRDAYREGQSVDVVRVRELRGLANRIDMRSILIVGSSRTRVMGDWLVTERGYPSRTGRNSSE; this is encoded by the coding sequence GTGGGCAAGCTGTACGTGGTCGGTACGGGACCCGGAGATCCGGACCTGATGACGGTTAAGGCACGGAAAGTGCTACGGAACGTGGACGTGGTCGTGGGGTACCGGACGTACGTCGACCTCGTCGAGGAGATACTACCGGAAGACGTCGAGGTAAGGCGGTACGGCATGCGGGAGGAACTCGACCGGGCGCGGGAGGCCGTACGGCTGGCGGCCGATGGGTTCGAGGTGGCCCTCGTCAGCGGTGGGGACCCGGGCGTCTACGGGATGGCCGGCGTCGTCCTCCCGATCGCGGTCGAGGAAGGCGTCGAGGTCGAGGTCGTGCCCGGGGTCACGGCGGCCTGTGCGGCCTCCTCGCTACTCGGCGCGCCGCTCATGTTGGACTTCGCGGTCGTGAGCTTGAGCGACCACCTCGTACCGCTAGAGGAGATACTGGAGAGAGTCCGAGCGGCCCTCGAGGCCGACTTCGTTCTGATCGTGTATAACCCGAGCAGCTCCGAGCGTAGGCACGTCTTCGACGCGTTCGTCGACGTCCTAGAGGAGATAGTGGAGGGAGACAGGCCGGTAGGGGTAGTTCGAGACGCCTATCGCGAGGGACAGAGCGTTGATGTCGTACGAGTTCGCGAGCTGCGCGGTCTGGCCAACAGGATTGATATGCGGTCCATCCTGATCGTGGGGAGCTCTCGGACCCGGGTGATGGGAGATTGGTTGGTAACGGAGCGTGGTTATCCCTCGCGCACTGGTCGGAACTCCAGCGAGTAG
- a CDS encoding thymidylate synthase yields the protein MLGKDRPLVVRGRTLEQVWRQAVTGIKIHGEKVKRERGPVKEVRGLIAHLEPSGPESFDIPDDYPLDEHSVRAYEDQLLDPEPRGFEYTYGNRLRRYFGLDQVEKISERLSTSRNTRRAVAVTWDPRRDLDEEEVPCLTALQLQSDGDHGLELHAFYRSWDVGKALVANMIALRRFQEHVAERAGLKPTTLTVYAANAHVYEEDLSVLP from the coding sequence GTGCTAGGCAAAGACAGACCGTTGGTCGTACGCGGGCGTACTCTGGAGCAGGTGTGGCGGCAGGCTGTCACCGGTATCAAGATCCACGGTGAGAAGGTGAAGAGGGAGCGGGGTCCTGTCAAGGAAGTACGCGGCTTAATAGCACACCTCGAGCCTTCCGGACCGGAATCCTTCGATATCCCGGACGATTATCCGCTCGACGAGCACTCCGTGCGGGCGTACGAGGATCAGCTGCTCGACCCCGAACCGCGGGGTTTCGAATACACTTACGGTAATCGGCTCAGGCGGTATTTCGGCCTAGATCAGGTCGAAAAGATCTCGGAACGATTGAGCACGTCCCGAAACACCCGACGCGCCGTCGCCGTAACTTGGGATCCACGCCGGGATCTCGACGAGGAGGAGGTACCTTGCCTCACCGCACTCCAGCTGCAGTCCGACGGTGATCATGGTCTCGAGCTCCACGCGTTCTACCGCTCGTGGGACGTAGGGAAAGCTCTGGTCGCTAACATGATCGCCTTGAGGAGGTTCCAGGAGCACGTGGCGGAGCGGGCTGGACTGAAGCCTACGACGTTGACGGTGTACGCCGCCAACGCGCACGTTTACGAGGAGGACCTCTCGGTCTTACCCTGA
- a CDS encoding hydroxymethylglutaryl-CoA synthase: protein MIPSERVGIVGYGAYVPRYRIKVEEIAAVWGDDVDSIKSGLMIEEKSVPSETEDSATIAVEAAKNAVARAGIDPKDIGAIYVGSESPPYAVKPTATIVAAAIGATPDLTAADYEFACKAGTAAIQTCAGLVASSMIKYGLAIGADTAQGAPGDPLEYTAAAGGAAFVIGKKKLIAEMEGTYSYTTDTPDFWRREGQPYPRHGGRFTGAPAYFKHIIGAARGLMEELDLSPEDFDYAVFHQPNGKFPRKVARSLGFDPEQVEPTIVVDRVGNTYSGSSLLGFTAALDRAEPGDRILVVSYGSGAGSDAFSFVVTERIEEVREKAPLLEEYLEDRVYVTYGEYAKMKRKLKF from the coding sequence TTGATACCTTCGGAGCGCGTCGGGATCGTCGGGTACGGTGCCTACGTTCCAAGGTATCGGATTAAGGTGGAGGAGATCGCGGCCGTTTGGGGAGATGACGTAGATTCCATCAAGTCAGGGCTAATGATCGAGGAGAAGAGCGTCCCATCGGAGACCGAAGATTCCGCCACGATTGCCGTTGAAGCCGCGAAGAACGCCGTAGCGCGGGCAGGGATAGACCCTAAAGACATCGGTGCGATATACGTGGGGTCGGAGTCACCACCTTACGCCGTCAAGCCCACCGCCACTATCGTCGCAGCTGCAATCGGGGCAACACCCGATCTCACGGCGGCCGACTACGAGTTCGCGTGCAAGGCCGGAACTGCGGCCATCCAGACGTGTGCGGGTCTCGTGGCTTCGAGTATGATCAAGTACGGGCTCGCCATCGGCGCGGACACGGCTCAGGGGGCTCCGGGAGACCCGCTAGAGTACACTGCGGCGGCCGGCGGAGCCGCGTTCGTGATCGGGAAGAAGAAGCTCATCGCCGAGATGGAAGGCACCTACTCGTACACCACGGACACCCCGGACTTCTGGCGCCGCGAAGGACAGCCCTACCCACGTCACGGTGGGAGGTTCACCGGTGCCCCGGCGTACTTCAAGCATATCATCGGAGCCGCCCGCGGACTGATGGAGGAGCTCGACCTGAGCCCAGAGGACTTCGACTACGCTGTGTTCCATCAGCCAAACGGTAAGTTCCCGAGGAAGGTCGCACGTAGTCTAGGATTTGATCCCGAGCAAGTCGAACCGACCATCGTCGTAGACCGCGTGGGTAACACGTACTCTGGATCGTCGCTGCTCGGGTTCACGGCGGCACTGGACCGCGCCGAGCCGGGTGATCGCATCCTGGTCGTGTCGTACGGTTCGGGTGCGGGTAGCGACGCGTTCAGCTTCGTCGTGACTGAACGTATCGAAGAGGTCCGGGAGAAAGCCCCGCTGCTGGAGGAGTACCTAGAGGACCGCGTGTACGTGACGTACGGAGAGTACGCGAAGATGAAGAGGAAGCTCAAGTTCTGA
- the cobM gene encoding precorrin-4 C(11)-methyltransferase: MPMTKVYFVGAGPGDPELMTLKGLRVLRRADLVIYPGSLIPRESVEEWCPNAELVDSHGKTLEELVETMVEAVEDDRTVVRLVSGDPFIYSSLYEQVLELRRRGVNYEVIPGVSSVNAAAAALGEELTKPGISQTVILTRPAGRTGKPEGESLSELAKHGCTMVIFLGAAYLERIVKSLLEGEYDEDTPAAVVYKASTPEEKVILGTLGDIAEKAREEGIDRTALIIVGDVLKEEGGRSHLYSEEYARRVRG; this comes from the coding sequence ATGCCAATGACGAAGGTTTACTTCGTCGGCGCCGGTCCGGGCGACCCCGAGCTGATGACGTTGAAGGGTTTACGGGTGCTCCGACGTGCTGACCTCGTGATATACCCCGGTTCGCTAATTCCCCGTGAGTCCGTGGAAGAGTGGTGCCCGAACGCCGAGCTCGTTGACAGCCACGGCAAGACACTGGAGGAGCTGGTGGAGACTATGGTCGAAGCCGTGGAGGACGACCGTACCGTGGTACGGCTGGTTTCTGGGGACCCGTTCATCTACAGCTCACTGTACGAACAAGTCCTCGAACTCAGACGACGGGGAGTGAATTACGAGGTGATCCCCGGCGTGAGCTCCGTCAACGCCGCCGCGGCGGCGCTAGGCGAGGAGTTGACGAAACCTGGGATCAGCCAGACGGTGATACTCACCCGCCCGGCTGGGAGGACCGGGAAACCCGAAGGTGAGTCACTCTCAGAGCTCGCGAAGCACGGTTGCACGATGGTGATCTTCCTAGGAGCCGCTTACCTGGAGCGCATCGTGAAGTCGCTGCTCGAAGGCGAGTACGACGAAGATACTCCAGCTGCCGTCGTGTATAAGGCGTCCACACCCGAGGAGAAGGTGATCCTGGGTACGCTGGGAGACATCGCTGAGAAGGCGCGTGAAGAGGGTATTGACAGGACCGCCTTGATCATCGTGGGTGACGTCTTGAAGGAGGAAGGTGGGAGATCCCATCTGTACTCGGAAGAATACGCGAGGAGGGTGCGGGGATGA
- a CDS encoding Zn-ribbon domain-containing OB-fold protein: MGGVPRFWRSIDNRYRLIGTRCKNCGEVFFPPRVVCPNCRSDGEMEEVQLSGRGEVYTYSVVRVPPEGFEDKAPYVVAVVKLEEGPLVTAMIVDCEPGEIDVGTPVEAVFRRISEDGEDGVIYYSLEFRPVREG; this comes from the coding sequence ATGGGTGGCGTACCTCGCTTCTGGCGGAGCATCGACAACAGGTACCGGTTGATCGGGACGAGGTGCAAGAACTGCGGCGAGGTGTTCTTCCCACCGCGTGTGGTCTGTCCCAACTGCCGCAGCGACGGTGAGATGGAAGAGGTACAACTCTCGGGTCGTGGCGAGGTATACACGTACTCGGTGGTGCGCGTACCTCCTGAGGGTTTCGAGGACAAGGCACCCTACGTCGTGGCTGTCGTGAAACTAGAAGAGGGGCCGCTGGTCACGGCGATGATCGTGGACTGCGAGCCCGGTGAAATCGACGTAGGCACGCCGGTGGAAGCCGTGTTCCGCCGTATCAGTGAGGACGGTGAGGACGGTGTGATTTACTACTCGCTGGAGTTCCGACCAGTGCGCGAGGGATAA
- the pdxS gene encoding pyridoxal 5'-phosphate synthase lyase subunit PdxS — translation MRMKTGTWRVKTGFARMLKGGVVMDVTNVEQAQIAEDAGAVAVMVLEKVPADIRAAGGVARMCDPAKIEEIMDHVTIPVMAKCRIGHVAEAQVLEAIGVDMIDESEVLTPADEEHHINKWEFEVPFVCGARNLGEALRRIAEGAAMIRTKGEAGTGNVAEAVRHMRIIRREISELTRLDKEELYGKAKEYGVPFDLVAEVASLGRLPVVNFAAGGIATPADAALMMQLGADGIFVGSGIFKSDRPREMAEAIVEATAYYDDPEVVAEVSKNLGDEVAMRGLEISEIPEEEKMQLRGE, via the coding sequence ATTCGGATGAAGACCGGTACGTGGCGTGTGAAAACCGGGTTTGCACGCATGCTGAAGGGAGGCGTCGTAATGGATGTGACTAACGTCGAACAGGCTCAGATCGCGGAAGATGCCGGCGCGGTCGCTGTGATGGTGTTGGAGAAAGTTCCCGCGGACATCCGAGCTGCGGGTGGCGTCGCCCGCATGTGCGACCCCGCCAAGATCGAGGAAATAATGGACCACGTGACCATCCCCGTGATGGCTAAGTGCAGGATCGGACACGTCGCCGAGGCGCAGGTTCTGGAAGCGATCGGCGTTGACATGATCGACGAGTCGGAAGTCCTCACGCCGGCGGACGAGGAGCACCATATTAACAAGTGGGAGTTCGAGGTGCCGTTCGTCTGCGGTGCGAGGAACCTGGGTGAGGCGTTACGTAGGATCGCCGAGGGCGCCGCGATGATCCGAACGAAAGGCGAGGCGGGTACGGGTAACGTGGCCGAGGCCGTCAGGCACATGAGGATCATCAGGCGCGAGATCTCGGAGCTAACCCGACTGGACAAGGAAGAACTCTACGGAAAGGCGAAAGAGTACGGGGTACCGTTCGATCTCGTCGCGGAGGTCGCGAGCTTGGGCAGGCTGCCGGTGGTGAACTTCGCCGCTGGTGGTATCGCGACGCCGGCCGACGCCGCCCTGATGATGCAGCTCGGTGCTGACGGGATCTTCGTGGGATCGGGCATCTTCAAGTCGGACAGACCGCGGGAGATGGCAGAAGCCATCGTCGAAGCGACGGCATACTACGATGATCCGGAGGTCGTAGCGGAGGTGTCGAAGAACCTTGGCGACGAGGTTGCAATGCGGGGGCTTGAGATCTCGGAAATCCCGGAGGAGGAAAAGATGCAGCTGCGCGGTGAGTAG
- a CDS encoding AAA family ATPase — MVVFTEEATGGLSIPAESCDPVPDAKLVELKPLGYPVREPGMSNEVIVDSLEAFNAYAREQWLGEVVREGTILFDTGVVHSYAFKVVRVVPSGVGRITSSTKFVLRTRFDEDRMEIPNVTLDDVVGHEEAKRACSLLVEYLKNSEEFRDWAPKTVLFYGPTGTGKTRTARAVAGEAKVPLLHMNAAEILGKYVGEASERIRRAFARARRAAPCVFFLDEIDALALDRRYQELRGDVVESVNALLTNLDRLKNVDEDVVFIAATNQPDMLDPAVRNRFEYEIEFTLPDKREREELVRYYAKKLPIPLEVDPAYIAARTGGMSHREIKERVLKRALLEALREGAERIERKHVQKVLNQERERRAVRIYHR, encoded by the coding sequence GTGGTGGTCTTCACCGAGGAGGCGACCGGGGGGCTTAGTATCCCCGCCGAATCCTGTGATCCGGTTCCGGACGCCAAGCTCGTCGAGTTAAAACCGTTGGGTTATCCCGTACGGGAGCCGGGGATGAGTAACGAGGTAATCGTGGATTCGCTCGAAGCTTTCAACGCGTACGCTCGTGAGCAGTGGTTAGGAGAGGTCGTGCGGGAAGGCACGATACTCTTCGACACCGGCGTCGTTCACAGTTACGCCTTCAAGGTCGTGCGCGTCGTGCCCTCCGGGGTGGGTCGGATAACATCTTCCACTAAGTTCGTTCTTCGTACCCGATTCGATGAGGACCGCATGGAGATACCGAACGTGACGCTCGACGACGTGGTGGGGCACGAGGAAGCCAAGCGTGCGTGCTCGCTCCTCGTCGAGTACCTCAAGAACTCGGAGGAGTTCCGGGACTGGGCCCCGAAGACCGTCCTCTTCTACGGGCCAACGGGTACCGGTAAGACCCGTACGGCGAGAGCCGTGGCCGGGGAGGCGAAAGTTCCGCTCCTCCACATGAACGCTGCCGAGATCCTCGGCAAGTACGTAGGTGAGGCTAGCGAGAGGATCCGGAGGGCCTTCGCGCGGGCCCGTAGGGCGGCACCCTGCGTGTTCTTCCTCGACGAGATCGACGCGTTGGCGCTCGACCGACGGTACCAGGAGCTCCGGGGCGACGTGGTGGAGAGCGTGAACGCGCTGCTCACGAACCTCGACCGGCTCAAGAACGTGGACGAGGATGTCGTGTTCATTGCGGCCACCAACCAGCCCGACATGTTGGATCCCGCGGTGAGGAACCGGTTCGAGTACGAGATCGAGTTCACACTACCGGACAAGCGCGAGCGAGAGGAGCTGGTCCGTTACTACGCGAAGAAGCTACCTATACCGCTCGAAGTCGATCCCGCGTACATCGCGGCCCGTACAGGAGGGATGTCGCACAGGGAGATCAAGGAGAGGGTGCTCAAACGCGCGCTCCTCGAGGCGTTACGTGAAGGAGCAGAGAGAATCGAACGGAAGCACGTCCAGAAGGTCCTGAATCAGGAACGGGAGCGCAGGGCGGTCCGCATATACCACAGGTAG
- a CDS encoding thiolase domain-containing protein — protein MLRRDVAIVGVGMTRFGELWERSFDDLFVEAGLEALEDAGMGGDEIEAMYVGNMSAGRFIDQEHVASLIADRSGLTPIPCTRVEAACASGGLAVRQAILAVASGMYDIVLAGGVEKMTDVTTEEATATLATASDQEWEAFHGITFPSLYAMIARRHMYEYGTTREHLALPPVKNHRNATKNPKAQFQFEITVEQVIESPLVADPLRLLDCSPVSDGAAAVIVCPLEMAKEFTDTPIVVRATAQASDSIALHDRDDITTLKATVEAAKTAYKQAGVEPEDVDVAEVHDCFSIAELVAVEDLGFVEKGEAGEAYHDGMFEIDSDYVAVNPSGGLKAKGHPVGASGVAQVVEIVEQLRGEAGKRQVDGAEIGLTHNVGGSGGTVVVHIFERAD, from the coding sequence GTGCTCCGTCGGGACGTAGCCATCGTCGGCGTGGGTATGACGAGGTTCGGAGAACTGTGGGAGCGGTCCTTCGACGACCTGTTTGTGGAAGCCGGGTTGGAGGCTCTCGAGGACGCGGGTATGGGAGGAGACGAGATCGAAGCGATGTACGTCGGGAACATGAGCGCAGGCCGCTTCATCGACCAGGAGCACGTAGCCTCGTTGATCGCGGATCGGTCAGGTCTGACGCCTATCCCGTGCACACGGGTCGAGGCGGCGTGCGCATCCGGCGGTCTGGCCGTGCGTCAAGCGATCCTCGCAGTAGCTTCCGGGATGTACGACATCGTGCTGGCCGGTGGCGTCGAGAAGATGACAGACGTGACCACGGAGGAGGCGACCGCGACGTTAGCCACTGCGTCTGACCAGGAATGGGAGGCGTTCCACGGGATCACGTTCCCATCCCTTTACGCGATGATAGCCAGGAGACACATGTACGAGTACGGAACCACTCGGGAACACCTGGCGCTTCCACCGGTGAAGAACCATCGTAACGCCACTAAGAACCCGAAGGCCCAGTTCCAGTTCGAGATCACGGTCGAGCAGGTGATCGAGAGCCCACTCGTCGCCGACCCGCTCCGGTTACTCGATTGTTCTCCGGTGTCGGACGGTGCCGCCGCCGTGATAGTTTGTCCGCTCGAGATGGCCAAGGAGTTCACGGACACGCCGATAGTGGTCCGCGCGACGGCCCAGGCCTCGGACTCCATAGCACTGCACGACCGAGATGACATCACCACGCTGAAGGCCACGGTCGAGGCCGCGAAGACCGCGTATAAGCAGGCGGGCGTGGAGCCAGAGGACGTGGACGTGGCCGAGGTGCACGACTGCTTCTCGATCGCGGAGCTCGTAGCCGTCGAGGACTTAGGCTTCGTCGAGAAGGGGGAGGCCGGTGAGGCGTATCACGATGGGATGTTCGAGATCGACTCCGACTACGTCGCGGTGAACCCGAGCGGCGGGCTGAAGGCGAAGGGACATCCGGTGGGTGCGTCGGGTGTCGCCCAGGTGGTCGAGATCGTGGAACAGCTGAGAGGCGAAGCCGGGAAACGCCAGGTCGACGGCGCCGAGATCGGGCTCACCCACAACGTTGGAGGATCTGGTGGTACCGTGGTCGTCCATATCTTCGAGCGGGCCGATTAG
- a CDS encoding ATP/GTP-binding protein: MISEGNDDDSRKVKIAVIGPEDAGKTTVVRQLSDKFTTVSPRGKTVGIDFGKCKYYEDVYMFGVPGHLRFKFVMRLGARNADGMILVIDSADPRIDTAVKIYNVVKGVVKNPHRVVVFANKQDLHDALSPEQVEELVERALGISPPVIGTVAIKGKGLREGLDILLFQSNTYDETIEINGIR; this comes from the coding sequence ATGATTTCGGAAGGTAACGACGATGACAGTCGGAAGGTCAAGATAGCCGTGATCGGACCGGAGGACGCTGGCAAGACTACCGTGGTCCGGCAGTTATCCGACAAGTTCACTACGGTATCGCCCCGTGGAAAGACCGTAGGGATCGACTTCGGGAAGTGCAAGTACTACGAGGACGTATACATGTTTGGCGTCCCAGGGCACCTTAGATTCAAGTTCGTGATGCGTCTCGGGGCGCGGAACGCCGACGGCATGATCTTGGTGATAGACTCGGCCGACCCGCGTATAGACACGGCGGTCAAAATATACAACGTTGTGAAGGGTGTCGTGAAAAACCCACACCGCGTCGTGGTATTCGCGAACAAGCAGGACCTCCACGACGCCCTGTCGCCTGAGCAAGTCGAAGAACTCGTCGAGAGGGCACTTGGTATCTCTCCACCCGTGATCGGAACCGTTGCGATTAAAGGGAAGGGGTTACGGGAAGGCCTTGACATCCTGCTATTCCAGTCCAACACCTACGATGAAACTATCGAGATCAACGGGATTCGCTAA
- the selD gene encoding selenide, water dikinase SelD gives MGRKKSLVEMVDLHGUACKLPQGDLEDLIEGVELPEKGERVEVGVGDDAAVIRVDGGYLIQSVDFFTPIHPDPYIQGRIAANNSINDVFAMGATEVLSVLVVSGFNRELTEEDAREMLQGFADQCREVDAPVVGGHTIMNPWPILGGCVTGFAEQYVTVGGAEPGDVLYLTKPLGTQPAMAALRMPEDVRRQFLTDSELEEVVDLAVEVMTEPLRDAAEAALEVGVHAMTDVTGFGLRGHAGEMAEASGVRVVIERLPVIPGTTKLSRALGYGLERGESAETAGGLMVAVPEERAEDLEDAFERRDVWYRRIGRVEEGSGVKIRGNVEEVEDYP, from the coding sequence ATGGGCAGGAAGAAGAGCCTCGTTGAGATGGTGGATCTTCACGGATGAGCCTGTAAACTTCCACAAGGAGACCTAGAAGACCTGATAGAGGGTGTCGAGCTACCGGAGAAAGGCGAGCGCGTGGAGGTCGGTGTCGGCGACGACGCCGCGGTGATCCGCGTGGACGGGGGCTACTTGATTCAGTCTGTGGACTTCTTCACCCCGATACACCCGGACCCGTACATCCAAGGACGAATCGCCGCGAACAACTCCATCAACGACGTCTTCGCGATGGGAGCCACCGAGGTGCTCTCGGTACTGGTGGTCTCGGGGTTCAACAGGGAGCTCACGGAGGAAGACGCGCGCGAGATGTTGCAGGGATTCGCGGACCAGTGTCGTGAAGTGGACGCTCCGGTCGTCGGCGGACATACGATCATGAACCCGTGGCCCATCCTCGGCGGCTGCGTCACCGGGTTCGCCGAGCAGTACGTAACGGTCGGTGGGGCCGAGCCCGGGGACGTTCTGTACCTCACGAAACCGCTCGGTACGCAGCCGGCGATGGCCGCCTTGAGGATGCCCGAGGACGTCCGAAGGCAGTTCCTGACGGACTCCGAGCTGGAGGAAGTCGTAGACTTGGCCGTTGAGGTAATGACGGAGCCCCTTAGGGACGCGGCGGAGGCAGCGCTCGAGGTCGGGGTTCACGCGATGACGGACGTCACAGGATTTGGGCTTAGGGGACACGCGGGTGAGATGGCGGAGGCTAGCGGTGTCCGTGTAGTCATCGAGCGACTGCCGGTGATCCCGGGGACGACGAAACTCTCCCGGGCGCTCGGGTACGGTCTGGAGCGGGGTGAGTCAGCGGAGACGGCTGGGGGGCTAATGGTCGCGGTGCCGGAGGAACGCGCCGAGGACCTGGAAGATGCGTTCGAGCGACGCGATGTCTGGTACCGACGGATCGGCCGCGTCGAGGAGGGTTCGGGCGTGAAAATCCGTGGGAACGTGGAAGAAGTGGAGGATTACCCGTGA
- a CDS encoding helix-turn-helix domain-containing protein, translated as MPRNLVLKRIVGDIAASEHPGKVMRKWRKVFHASQVEVARRMGVSPSVISEYETGKTKSPRVDTVRKFVESLIEIDEERGGNIVSALENVLFSEELLVTLVGIGEFPYPRKLEEVYEAIEAEPVVHHGNVDVFGYTVIDSVKTILEVPARSLIRVYGECPNRVLVFTRIDRGRSPMVAIKAAGVKPSAVILHGIDKSEVDDIGIKIAEVEGINLATTTESISKISKRLKELTEVQSGDRG; from the coding sequence TTGCCGAGGAACCTCGTGCTAAAAAGGATCGTCGGCGACATCGCCGCGTCGGAACACCCGGGGAAGGTGATGAGGAAGTGGCGAAAGGTGTTCCACGCTTCACAGGTCGAGGTCGCTAGGCGGATGGGTGTGTCGCCTTCGGTTATCAGCGAGTACGAAACTGGGAAGACTAAATCCCCTCGGGTCGATACAGTGCGAAAGTTCGTGGAATCACTTATAGAGATCGATGAGGAGCGTGGCGGTAACATCGTTTCCGCGCTCGAGAACGTTCTGTTCAGCGAAGAGTTACTGGTCACCTTAGTCGGCATCGGTGAGTTCCCCTACCCGAGAAAACTCGAAGAGGTCTATGAAGCGATCGAGGCGGAGCCCGTGGTCCACCACGGTAACGTGGATGTGTTCGGGTATACCGTGATCGACAGCGTGAAGACGATACTGGAGGTCCCAGCACGGTCCCTAATTCGGGTGTACGGGGAGTGCCCGAACAGGGTGTTGGTGTTCACGAGGATCGACCGAGGGCGCTCCCCGATGGTGGCCATAAAGGCTGCTGGGGTGAAACCGAGCGCGGTGATACTACATGGTATTGATAAAAGCGAGGTGGATGACATCGGTATCAAGATCGCGGAGGTGGAAGGTATCAACCTCGCCACCACTACTGAGTCCATTTCGAAGATCTCGAAAAGGCTTAAGGAACTTACCGAAGTTCAGTCGGGGGATCGTGGTTGA